From Malacoplasma iowae:
TTCTTATTTTTAATTTCAGATATTAATCCAACTTGAGAATCTAAATCCATTATTGAAGAACAAATTCTAAAAATAAAAGAAACAATAAAAGATAAAAAAGCAATTTGTGCACTTAGTGGTGGTGTTGATTCATTAGTTGCAGCAACACTTGTTTCAAAAGCAATTGGTGATAACTTATTGTGTGTATTTGTAGATCATGGTTTACTTAGAAAAAATGAAAAGCAAGAAGTTTTTAATATGGTAAATAAAATTGGTTTAAATGTTAAGTTTGTTAATGCAGAACAATTATTTTTAAATCAACTTAAAAATATAAAAGAGCCAGAACAAAAAAGAAAAATTATTGGTAATCTTTTTATCAAAGTATTTGAAAAAATTAAAAATGAACTTGATGAATCTTATCAATTTTTGGTACAAGGGACCATATATCCAGATATTGTTGAGAGTGGTAACAAAACAAACAAAACTATTAAATCACACCATAATGTTGGTGGTCTTCCAAAAGACATGAAATTTCAATTGGTTGAACCTTTAAAAGAATTATTTAAAGATGAAGTTAGAAATGTTGGAGTTGCTTTAAATTTACCAAAAGAAAATGTTTATAGACAACCATTCCCAGGACCAGGATTAGGTGTAAGAGTTATAGGTGAAATAACTAAAGAAAAACTTGATATCTTAAAAGAAGCTGATTATATCTTTAGAACTAAATTGTTACAATCTTGTACTAGGTTACCATGACAATATTTTGCGGTTATTTTAGATAGTAAAAGTGTTGGTGTAGTTGGTGATAATAGAGCATATGGTTACACTATTTGTTTAAGAGCTGTTGATACAGAAGATGCAATGAGCTGTGAATGAACTAAAATTGATTTAAATCTATTAGCTGAAATAAGTTCATTAATTACAAATACAATTCCAAAAGTTAATCGTGTTGTTTATGATATAACAAATAAACCACCTGGAACAATTGAATGGGAGTAACAAATTAAAAAATGATAAATGCAATTATTAAAAAAACTAATACTGAATTTGTAAATAAAAAAAATATAACAAATTTTTACACTGATGAAAGATATTATTATTTAGTTAATAATTTTATTGATAAACAATTAAAACAAAATTCCAAACTAACTTTTTTTGTTATAAGTTACATGTTTAGAAGTAACAATTATAAACATTACACTAGTTCAATTAATAGTAAGTCAATTTGAATTTGAATTGTTGATATTTTTTGTTGATTGTGTATGATTGGTTTTTTTATTTGTTTAATTACAGGTATTGCTACACCGATTGTTACAGCAATTAAAACTGTTGATATAAATAAAATAATTACAACACCATTAGCAATAGGGTTATTGGTTATAACAATAATATGTTTTTTAGTAAGTAGTTTTTATATCTATATAATGACTAAAATAGTTTCTAAAAATAAAACATTGTCAATTCAAGATTTTGTTATTAAAAAAATAAATTACTTATTGAAATTTTCATTTGTTTCA
This genomic window contains:
- the guaA gene encoding glutamine-hydrolyzing GMP synthase, which encodes MKHDLVLILDFGGQYTQLIARRIRECNVYCQIKPFDININEILQLKPKAIVLSGGPSDVNNDYGYQLDKDFWNKVNVPVLGICYGMQLMVKNNGGMVTNNHSTEFGKVDICLNNQIDLFCDIKPNQKCWMSHNDSVANTNNKFKVIASTSNCKFAAVKHIDKKWYGVQFHPEVTHTPFGKQMISNFLFLISDINPTWESKSIIEEQILKIKETIKDKKAICALSGGVDSLVAATLVSKAIGDNLLCVFVDHGLLRKNEKQEVFNMVNKIGLNVKFVNAEQLFLNQLKNIKEPEQKRKIIGNLFIKVFEKIKNELDESYQFLVQGTIYPDIVESGNKTNKTIKSHHNVGGLPKDMKFQLVEPLKELFKDEVRNVGVALNLPKENVYRQPFPGPGLGVRVIGEITKEKLDILKEADYIFRTKLLQSCTRLPWQYFAVILDSKSVGVVGDNRAYGYTICLRAVDTEDAMSCEWTKIDLNLLAEISSLITNTIPKVNRVVYDITNKPPGTIEWE